The sequence AAGGCCATCAAACGTCTGGAGTCCTTTCGCGTAAGCTTCCATACCACTGAAGAGCGCAAGGTGCTGCTCCCCTTATCTTATGGTGTCTCATCGACTACCCTGCTTCACATCCTGGACCTGCATCTCAGGACCCAAATGAGCAAGACTGGCCGCACAGGATTTGCCCTTAGTATAGTCGCAATCGGGGACGCCGAGGAGACCGTACCCATTCGTAACCTTCTCGATGAGGTGCGCAATCAATACTCGGCCTATGAGTATGCAGCATTGCCACTGCACAATGTACTCCGTATGATTCCCGACGATGCCACCCTACGAGATTTGATTCCAGAACTAGCCAAGGAACATAACAGCAACAAAGAGCAGCTGTCCTGTTTGGTCAACTCGCTCACCTCCGCAACAGCTCGCGCAGATGTGTTGTCAACGTTGAGGACCAGGCTCATCGTAGAACACGCAAAGTTGACAGGGTGCCAGAGTATTCTCTGGGGTGACAGCACCACCACGCTCGCCGAGAAGACGCTCGCCGAAACTTGCAAAGGTAGGGGGTTTTCGTTACCGTGGCAGATTACTGATGGCAAATCACCATTTGGTATTTACTTCCACTACCCCCTGCGCGATATCCTCAAGAAGGAGTTGGTGTCGTACATGGACCTCGCCGACCCCGTACTGTCATCACTGGTTCACGAGCCGTCTTCTGGCGCAACACAAGCATCTACAAGTTCCAAAAATACCACTATCGATGACCTCATGAAACAGTACTTCGAGTCTGTAGAAGAGAATTTCCCCAGTATCGTTTCAAACGTTGTTCGTACTTCAGGGAAGCTTCAAGTGCCTGAAAGCGCAGATTCGGACCCGCGATGCAGCTTATGCGACATGCCTGTGCCGGGCAGCCGATTTGGCATCCATGGCTGGGGTGGTTATCAACAAGACAACATCGAAACGTTTGCAGTGAGTAGTAAGAACATATGCTACGGCTGCACTCGATCACTGCCTCAGTCCGTTACGAATACGAGTAATTGTTGAGGTATACAAGAAAACGCGATAATTAAATTGCGAATGGCTTTGTCGTCGCCTGAGTTGTAGATATGCCACACGCCTTGAAATTATTCGACTCGGATATGGATAAAATCCGCCTGGAGATTGTATTTGCACTTCTGCAAAAGACGTCCGTGCTTTTGCACACCGGCGCGCAGTTGCGCCGAACGCTCCGTCCAGAAAGAGTAGGAATGCATGAATCAAACGGAGAGAGTGCAACTGTCGACAACTGTCCATCCGGGTAGGCGCATTTTCGCGTAAGATACAAGACTATAGGAACGGTGTCCTATTGCCTAGAGCATTCCCGTCACTGCGCTCCTTCAGCACTCCTCGACAAACTGCTGGCCTTCAATTACTGAGGCTACCCCAGCGACGCTGCACTCCATTCTCAACACTCGACATGTCTGATAAAACTGAACTATCATTCAGCTCTGCTGCAGACATTCCATCCTTGGTGGGGAAAGTCATTCTTGTCACTGGCGGTGCACATCACTCAACCCCTCGCCAAGATCTGCTCTGATGTCAAGAGCTACTGCCGGGTTAGGCGCAGAGTCTATTAAATCCTTTGCAGCTCACTCACTTGAGCATATATACTTCACTGGTCACAACTCTGTTGCGGCTGAGAGCTTGATCGCCAATATTCGATCGAAACACTCCACTGCAGCACTCTCATTCGTTGAGCACGATTCCTCCTCCCTACAATCAGTTCTCAAAGGCATTCAAGAACACCTCAGACACGACCGTCTAGATATCCTTCTCAACAAGCCGGTGTCATCGCCAAGCCACCCACCCTCAGCGCGGACGGTTACGAAATCCAATTCGTGACGAACCATTTGGGACACGCCATGCTCACCAAGCAACCACTCCCCTACTTGTTGCATGCAGCAACATTACCAGGTGCAGGCATTCGCGTAGTGACTACTTCATCTGAGGGCTACGAGTTCCACCGCATAGTCA is a genomic window of Ascochyta rabiei chromosome 8, complete sequence containing:
- a CDS encoding Cytoplasmic tRNA 2-thiolation protein 2; its protein translation is MPGKTSDSPTGDVCRRCKENVAVLVVRLEPLCQECFARYVHTKAIKRLESFRVSFHTTEERKVLLPLSYGVSSTTLLHILDLHLRTQMSKTGRTGFALSIVAIGDAEETVPIRNLLDEVRNQYSAYEYAALPLHNVLRMIPDDATLRDLIPELAKEHNSNKEQLSCLVNSLTSATARADVLSTLRTRLIVEHAKLTGCQSILWGDSTTTLAEKTLAETCKGRGFSLPWQITDGKSPFGIYFHYPLRDILKKELVSYMDLADPVLSSLVHEPSSGATQASTSSKNTTIDDLMKQYFESVEENFPSIVSNVVRTSGKLQVPESADSDPRCSLCDMPVPGSRFGIHGWGGYQQDNIETFAVSSKNICYGCTRSLPQSVTNTSNC